The proteins below come from a single Nocardioides eburneiflavus genomic window:
- a CDS encoding NAD-dependent succinate-semialdehyde dehydrogenase: MTNPTPSAPTFTVEDPATLEVIETVPDNGIEEAAAAVDRADAAFTGWSRTSPRHRSDVLRRAFELMLRDRDELAALIARENGKSLADSAAEVVYAAEFFRWFSEEAVRPGGDYGQAPAGGSRTLVSHRPVGVAALVTPWNFPAAMATRKIAPALAAGCTVVLKPAAETPLTALAVARLLIEAGVPDGVVEVVTTTDAPAVVTTWLLDPRVRKVSFTGSTGVGRALLHQAADRVLNASMELGGNAPVVITADADIEAAVAGTMVAKFRNGGQACTAANRIYVHDDVADEFIARFGAEVEKLAVGPAVDGGTIGPLITSAALERITRSVDQAVAEGARISHRAETPDAAGYFYAPTVLTDVNPDAAILRDEIFGPVAPVVLWHDEDELLRQVNDTDYGLAAYVFSGDVAQAMRLGERIEAGMVGINRGIVSDPSAPFGGMKQSGLGREGAREGLREFQETQYLTVDWTS; this comes from the coding sequence CTTCACGGTGGAGGATCCCGCCACGCTGGAAGTCATCGAAACCGTGCCAGACAACGGCATCGAGGAGGCTGCTGCTGCAGTCGACCGGGCCGACGCAGCCTTCACCGGTTGGTCCCGAACCTCCCCGCGCCACCGTTCCGACGTGCTCCGCCGGGCGTTTGAGCTGATGCTTCGCGACAGGGACGAGCTCGCGGCGTTGATCGCCCGCGAGAACGGGAAGTCCCTTGCAGACTCCGCCGCAGAGGTCGTCTACGCAGCAGAGTTCTTCCGATGGTTCTCCGAGGAAGCCGTCCGCCCCGGAGGTGACTACGGCCAGGCGCCGGCGGGTGGCTCGCGGACCTTGGTGTCACACCGACCCGTGGGCGTGGCGGCACTCGTCACGCCATGGAACTTCCCGGCTGCGATGGCTACTCGCAAGATCGCACCAGCGCTGGCCGCAGGGTGCACCGTCGTCCTCAAGCCCGCGGCAGAGACTCCCTTGACTGCTCTCGCGGTCGCGCGGCTGCTCATCGAGGCGGGCGTCCCGGACGGGGTCGTCGAGGTTGTCACCACGACCGACGCTCCCGCGGTGGTGACCACTTGGTTGCTGGACCCTCGGGTGCGCAAGGTCTCATTCACCGGCTCGACCGGCGTGGGCCGCGCGTTGCTGCACCAAGCAGCTGACCGCGTACTGAACGCGTCCATGGAACTGGGAGGAAACGCACCAGTGGTCATCACCGCAGATGCTGACATCGAGGCGGCAGTGGCCGGGACGATGGTCGCCAAGTTCCGCAACGGAGGGCAGGCCTGCACCGCAGCCAACCGCATCTACGTGCACGATGATGTTGCCGACGAGTTCATCGCCAGGTTTGGAGCCGAGGTGGAGAAGCTCGCGGTTGGCCCAGCTGTCGACGGGGGCACCATCGGCCCGCTGATCACCTCGGCGGCCTTGGAGCGGATCACCCGCTCGGTTGACCAAGCCGTCGCTGAGGGTGCCCGGATCTCTCACCGCGCCGAGACACCCGACGCCGCCGGCTACTTCTACGCGCCCACCGTTCTCACCGACGTGAACCCCGACGCCGCGATCCTGCGCGACGAGATCTTCGGACCGGTCGCGCCTGTTGTGCTGTGGCACGACGAGGACGAACTGCTCCGCCAGGTCAATGACACCGACTACGGCCTGGCCGCATACGTCTTCTCTGGCGACGTGGCCCAGGCGATGCGTCTCGGTGAGCGCATCGAGGCGGGCATGGTCGGAATCAACCGCGGCATCGTCTCGGACCCATCTGCCCCCTTCGGTGGCATGAAGCAGAGTGGCCTGGGACGCGAAGGGGCGCGCGAAGGACTCCGCGAGTTCCAAGAAACGCAGTACCTCACCGTTGACTGGACTTCGTAG
- a CDS encoding LacI family DNA-binding transcriptional regulator encodes MSATGRRATIKDVAARAGVSRTTVSAALNGKGNLNAGTVARVREVAAELGYEPNALARGLRQSRLGVIALVIRPLDDVDTRTLEGVDYFLRFAGAAALSALEHGYALLLVSDPTRGDAPSSSLAADGYIVDTPLDGDILVDLLRRRGTPFVAVGVAPERTPPFPAVTHDVASDTELVLSHLADCGARRITLITGTDRNDWNAVAAASYRAWTKQHDFPVDVVALNEATGVIGGHEAGLTLLESDARPDAVYCLTAHHAAGLAQAAQERGLNVPRDLQIVAGSDAEVCRTFNPTISALNLHPEASARLAADLLVGLLTDHPPSWPVAGPPNTLEVRGSSRVRT; translated from the coding sequence GTGTCGGCAACCGGGAGACGGGCAACGATCAAGGACGTTGCGGCACGTGCGGGGGTCTCTCGCACCACCGTCTCGGCTGCACTGAACGGCAAGGGCAACCTCAACGCAGGCACGGTCGCTCGAGTGCGAGAAGTCGCTGCGGAACTTGGGTATGAACCGAACGCCCTTGCGCGGGGCCTGCGCCAATCACGCCTAGGCGTCATCGCGCTCGTCATTCGTCCGCTTGACGATGTCGACACCCGCACTCTCGAAGGCGTCGACTACTTCCTCCGCTTCGCGGGCGCAGCAGCGCTCAGCGCACTGGAGCATGGATATGCCCTGCTGCTGGTGTCCGACCCGACCAGAGGGGACGCACCCTCATCGTCCCTGGCCGCCGACGGATACATCGTTGACACGCCCCTCGACGGCGACATCCTTGTCGACCTGCTCCGTCGTCGTGGAACCCCCTTCGTCGCCGTGGGCGTCGCGCCCGAGCGAACACCACCGTTCCCCGCGGTCACGCATGATGTCGCCTCAGACACCGAGCTGGTGCTCTCGCATCTTGCCGACTGCGGCGCAAGACGGATCACGTTGATCACCGGGACCGACAGGAATGACTGGAACGCGGTCGCGGCAGCCAGCTATCGTGCCTGGACGAAACAGCACGACTTCCCGGTGGACGTCGTTGCCCTCAACGAAGCAACTGGTGTCATCGGTGGTCACGAGGCTGGTTTGACGCTCCTCGAGAGCGACGCGAGGCCAGACGCGGTCTACTGTCTGACAGCACACCACGCCGCAGGTCTGGCTCAAGCAGCACAAGAACGAGGGCTGAACGTTCCTCGAGACTTGCAAATCGTCGCGGGATCAGACGCAGAGGTGTGTCGCACCTTCAATCCCACCATTAGCGCACTGAATCTCCACCCAGAAGCCAGCGCCCGCCTCGCAGCCGACCTCCTGGTCGGCTTGCTGACCGACCACCCACCTTCTTGGCCGGTGGCGGGGCCGCCGAACACGTTGGAGGTGCGGGGGTCTTCACGCGTGCGCACGTAG
- a CDS encoding amidohydrolase: MSGDRIVALDDEALELRGAGTEVIDLGGAVTTPGLVDGHMHPLFGAATFYGADLTGCRDLGDLRRSLAKAAPDTDGWVVGWGLDHNVFAGAPPTNAVLEEVLPGRPVFVRLYDGHSALASAEALRVAGVSGPRAFEQRSEVICDVTGAPTGMLLEHAAMALVQDVMPALPDSLLRDRLGASLDAMAATGLTGGCVMDAEAGALELFAGYEESAELPLRLRVAPWCMPGDDVESVLAVQGRRGRRWVVEAVKFFIDGTVEGGTAWLEHPDCHGAGTEAFWRDPAAYTKTVQHLADARVQTVTHAIGDAAVRHVIEALEHVETSGIRHRIEHLETLPRELVPRLVRSGLVSSMQPVHAGFTKADHSDEWSTRLGVERARRAWACRDIRDAGGYLVLGSDWPIATYDARTVLAQARLRRPPGTTDEPVAPAQALTGLMALEGMTSHAAYADGSRDAGRIAVGCRADLTAFNVDPVEAPADELAEAPVRLTVSAGLVTHRGD, translated from the coding sequence GTGTCGGGCGACCGGATCGTCGCCCTCGACGACGAGGCGCTCGAGCTGCGTGGCGCGGGCACGGAGGTCATCGACCTCGGTGGCGCGGTCACCACGCCGGGGCTCGTGGATGGGCACATGCACCCGCTCTTCGGGGCAGCGACCTTCTACGGCGCCGACCTGACCGGCTGCCGGGACCTCGGCGACCTACGCCGATCGCTCGCGAAGGCGGCGCCGGACACCGACGGTTGGGTGGTCGGCTGGGGGCTGGACCACAATGTGTTCGCTGGCGCACCACCCACCAACGCTGTCTTGGAAGAGGTGCTGCCGGGCCGACCCGTCTTCGTCCGCCTGTACGACGGCCACTCAGCCCTGGCGAGCGCGGAGGCGCTTCGCGTGGCCGGCGTCAGCGGTCCGAGAGCCTTTGAGCAGCGCTCCGAGGTCATCTGCGACGTGACGGGTGCGCCGACCGGCATGCTGCTCGAGCACGCCGCGATGGCGCTGGTCCAGGATGTCATGCCGGCGCTGCCGGACTCGCTGCTGCGCGATCGCCTCGGCGCATCACTCGATGCCATGGCGGCGACCGGCCTGACCGGCGGCTGCGTCATGGACGCGGAGGCGGGGGCGCTCGAGCTCTTTGCGGGTTATGAGGAGTCGGCCGAGCTGCCGCTGCGACTACGCGTCGCCCCTTGGTGCATGCCCGGCGACGACGTCGAGTCCGTGCTCGCGGTGCAGGGTCGCCGCGGTCGCCGTTGGGTTGTCGAGGCAGTGAAGTTCTTCATCGACGGCACCGTCGAGGGCGGCACGGCCTGGCTGGAGCACCCAGACTGTCACGGCGCCGGGACCGAGGCCTTCTGGCGTGACCCCGCCGCATACACGAAGACTGTGCAGCACCTTGCGGACGCCCGCGTGCAAACGGTCACTCACGCGATCGGGGACGCCGCGGTGCGGCACGTGATCGAGGCGCTCGAGCACGTGGAGACGAGCGGGATCCGACACCGCATCGAACACCTGGAGACCCTGCCAAGGGAGCTGGTGCCGCGTCTGGTTCGCTCCGGGCTGGTCTCGTCCATGCAACCGGTGCACGCCGGGTTCACGAAGGCCGACCACAGCGACGAGTGGTCGACGCGGCTTGGTGTGGAACGGGCCCGGCGCGCGTGGGCATGCCGCGACATCCGCGACGCCGGCGGCTACCTCGTGCTCGGCTCCGACTGGCCGATAGCTACGTACGACGCGCGCACGGTCCTCGCCCAGGCTCGGCTACGTCGTCCGCCGGGCACCACCGACGAGCCTGTCGCGCCTGCGCAAGCATTGACCGGCCTGATGGCGCTCGAGGGCATGACCAGCCACGCGGCATACGCCGACGGGTCACGCGACGCTGGCCGGATCGCCGTGGGATGCCGTGCCGATCTGACGGCGTTCAACGTCGACCCAGTCGAGGCCCCTGCCGACGAACTGGCCGAGGCACCTGTCCGACTCACCGTCAGCGCCGGACTGGTGACCCACCGAGGCGACTGA